The sequence CAGTCAGGTTGTTTAGGCGATAATGGTAAATTGTTCGAGTCCTTCGGTTTTCAAGGTCAGACCCATGCCCGGTTTGGAATCGTCGAGCTGGAGTTTGCCGTTTTCAGCAATAGCTTCGCCATCGAAAATGTACCAGAACATTTCGTTGCCGACTTCAATTTCGGTCTGGGGGAAATACTCGGCCATCGGGCAGGCGAATGAACTCATTACAACGTGCAAATTGTGCATCTGCCCACCGTGCGGAATTACCTCGACACCATGTACCAGCGCCATGTTGCAGATTTTCTGTGCTTCGGTGAAACCACCGACCCGGTTAGTATCGAACTGGAAAATATCGAGCGCGCCGGTCTGCAACAGATCATGGAAACCGTAGCGCGTGTATTCATGCTCTCCACCCGACAATGGGATGTCGGTGTACTGTTTTAGTTTGGCGAAATTCTGGATCTCGTCGGGCAGCATTAGTTCTTCAACCCAGCGCAGATTGTAGGGTTCCAGCGCTTTGAGGAGTTGTTTGGCGTAGGGAAAATTGAAACCCATATAGGCTTCGAGCATGATGTCGACATCGTCGCCGACGGTCTCCCGCACAACACGGACCATCTCTACGTTTTTCTTCAGTCCGGTCAGTCCATCTGTCAATGGATAACCACAACGGAGCTTCATACCGGTAAATCCTTCCGCTTTGTAGTGAGCGGCTTCTGCCTGCAAACTGTCTAAATCGCGGGTGTATAACCGGCTGTAATACGTTTCGATCTGCGGTTTGGTCCGTCCGCCCAGCAGCATAAACACGGGTTGATTGAAAGCCAGCCCTTTGATGTCCCACAAGGCAATGTCCAACGCACTGATCGCTGCAATGACGGCACCTTTTCGACCGTAGGCAACAGTCGACCGGTACATTTTCTCGAATAGATATTCGGTATTCAGTGGATTTTCGCCGATCAGCAGCGACGCCAGTTTGCTATCAATAATCTTCTTGGTGACGTCGGGACAAAGACCCGCATTGCCAATACCGATATGCCCCTCATCGGTTTCGATTTCGACAACCAGCCAGCTAAAAAACCGGAAAGCGGCCTGAGAATCCTGTTGAAAATGAAGCGGGCTGAGGGGCGTCGCAAAGATGGTATCACCGGTTTTTACCGGCCCGTTCCATTGGTAGAGTTTAGTCCTGACGGCACGAATTTTCATGGTACTTACGAATTAAACAAAGATGTCTAAATAGGCTACCTCATCAGAAGTCGGCTGAATGCCGTGCTTCAGAGAGGAGTTAAAATAAAGGCTGTCGCCTTCTTTGAGCTGATATTCAACCTCACCAACCTGCATTTTCATCTGACCCCGAATGACGTAGATAAACTCTTCGCCCTCGTGGGACAGCTCATGCGGTTTAACTTCCCCTTTTTTACCCACGAATAGAAACGGCTGCATTTTCTTCTCGTGGTATTCCGACGCGTACGGATAAATCGAGTACCCTTTATCCGTCTGCGTCAGGCTTTCTTCCGCTTTTTGCCGGGGCGTTACAATAGCATTCAGCCAGCCGTCATGTTCAAGTAAATTGGAAATCGTTGTACCCAGTGTATTCGCGATTTTCACCAGAGCCGCCACCGACGGAACCGTTTTATTGTTCTCTATTTTCGAGATCATACTTTTTGACAAATCGCTGGCATCCGCGATTTCCTGAAGTGTCCGGTTCTGGTTAATCCGCAGGATTTTAATCCGATCTCCCAGGTTCAGCTTGCTGGTATTATTGTCGATTGAAATCATATTCCTTCGTCTACTTTCGTTCAATATTGTTGAACGAAAGTAGACATATTTCAAGTGACAGGGCTTAAAAAACTGGTTAAAATGGTTGTAATCAAGGTTTATATTAATCCCACGACAACTTTAACAGGGATACACCCTGCCGGGGTAAGGAGAAATTCAGCGTGGCTTCACCGCTGGTCACTGTTACTGGTTCGGGGGCAGAAAGTTCTTTCAACTGTCCAGCGGCTTCCAGTTCGGCCACCTGTTCGGTCGTTGGATTCTTGGGCGAGCCCATTTTCTTCCAGACTTCATATGAGTTGCTGAATTCCTTGTCAATGCGGTAATGATGAAGAAGAACTTTCTTATTAGGCAATCCTTTCAACCGAACCGAAACGGGGGCATCAGGTGCTGGTACGTTATCATCATGGTAGTTCCAGACCATTACAGCGGCCGATTGTGCATCTTTAGACGCCAGGGCATTGATATCTGCTTCGGCACGTACGCTCGCATCCCGCACACGAACGTAGTCATAGGCTAAGCCGCTTTTTACATCGACGCGCGTAGTCGGCATCATGCCAAACATGCGGAATACGTTCAGAACGGGTTTATCGACGCCGTTGGTGGCCAGATCGCGGAAACCCCGGAACCAGGGCTGATCTTCAAATTCAAACGCCCAGGTAACCGCACCGGCCAAGTTAACGCCACGCGACTGAGCCAGGTCATATTTGCGGGCAAATGAAGCGGCTGTATAGCTGGAATACATCGTGCCATTGCGGTAGGCATTCTGGGGACTAAAATCCTCCGAACAGGCCGCGCAACCTTCCGGGTCTGACTCGCCAATAATGATCGGCAGGTTTTTCAGACTTGGGTACGAAGCTACGACTTCAAAGCCTTTGTCGATGTCACGTAGTTGCGTGCCCATGTTCATCTGCACATGCCCATCCACCAGTTTTGGGGCGCCTTTGGCATGGAATGTAATGAAATCAATTGGGGTACCGACCTTTCCCGTCACGTAGTTCTTTCCATTAACAATATGATCCATGAACGCTTTGAAAAATACATGCGATTTTTCGTTGCCCGGACCCGTCACTTCGGGACCGCCCATTTTGGCGGTTGGCAAAGCCCGCTTCACGGCATCGGCGGTATAGTCATAAAGTTTGATGTATTCCTCCGTTGTGCCTTTCCAGTAGCTGATGTTGGGTTCATTCCATAGTTCCCAATACCAGCTTTCGACCTCTTTCTGGCCGTATTTCGCGACCGAGTGCTTCACCCACTGATAGACCAGCTCGCTCCATTTGGCGTAATCTTTGGGGGGGTAAGCCCAGCCGAGGTAAATGTCATTATAATTATCACCTGGCTTCCAATGGTGCCGGTACGGTTCAGGCTTCGTAGAAAGAGCCTGCGGCATAAACCCAATCTGAGCAATGGGCTTCATACCGCGCTCGATGAACGTATCGAAAATCTTATCGACGATGGTCCAGTTATAAACCGGTTTTCCGTTGGCGTCCTCCGTATAGGCATTGGTTGAACCCCATTTTAGCGCGGCTTCTCCATCGCCCGTTACAAGCAGACTATGCACCCGAACATAGACCGGTATTTTACTCAATTTAGAGATTTCGGTCAGCAATTTCTTACCGTCCTTCATATACGTATAATTGGGTTCGTCATAGCCAAACCACGCCCAGATCGGTTTTAGTGGACCTTTGTCTTTCGTCAGATCAACTTCAATCTGTGTGGGTTTGTCAGAACTGGTCTGCGCCAGTAAACCGGTGCTGGGAAGAGAGCTGAGCATACAGGCATTGAGTGCCATCAGCTTTAGCCAGGAATTGCGTTTACGTTGATTCATAGAATATAAAAAAAGGTAAGAAATAGCGATTGGCTGCATTCAAACCGATAAGGTTTCTAAAACCTTATCGGTTTAAGTAGAATTAAGCTTGACGGGTCCTAATTATACCCTGGGTTTTGCTTGAGTGCCGTGTTTCGACTTAGTTGCAGTGCCGGAATCGGAAATAACACGTGTTTATCGGCAGCCGCCGTAATGCCGAGTTGCTTGGCGTTGGAAATCAGCCGATCATGTCGTAGCAAATCCCAACGATAGTGTCCTTCGCCCACGAATTCTCGGGCTCGTTCGGTCAGTAACGCATCCCGAAATTGTGCCTGGCTGAGACCAGCTAAATCCGGGTAAAGACTGGCTGGCTGCGCATTGGCCGTTCCCACAGCCCGCGCCCGCTGCCGGACTTTATTGATAGCCTCGTAGGCGGCCGGAGTGGGGTTACCCAGTTCATTGATCGCTTCGGCGTAGGTCAGCAGCACATCCGCGTACCGAATCAAAGGATAGTCAACCCCTTCCTTCAGGATACCTGTCGAAAAGTCGACCCGATTGAATTTGGTCAGGAATGGCGCGTACATTTTCACCGTATCACGCACCAGGTCTTTGATGCCATTTTTATAGTAGTACGGCATCTTGTCCCGTACCGACCACCACTTGCGGTATGTATCGGGCGAGTTGGCAAAGAACTCTTTGCGCGCCTGAAAAATAACCAGGTCTTTCAGAAAGTGAAACTGAATGCTGGTCCCGTTGGACAACGACATCGCGGGTGGCCCGAACAGGTAAATCATCCGGGTTTGATACAGTTGCGATGTACTATTGGCATTACCGCCGTGCTGGATCGAGAAGATCATTTCTTTGCCATTGCGAAAGTCAGGGTTCACAATGTTTTCATAATCGGCCATCAGGTCGAACGCTTTCGAATCGATTACTTTTTTGGCTTCGTCGGCGGCTTTTTGCCATTGCCGTTGTTGCAGGTACACCTTCGCCAGCAGAGACGTAGCAGCCAGCGAGGTCGCCTTGCCCGCTGTATGATCGCCCTCGCTATAGGGGCTCAATTCGCTGGCGGCCGTTTCCAGATCTTTACCAATAAATGCGTAGACTTCCTCGGCCGTGTTGCGCGGTTTGTTTACTTCGCTCAAGTCCGAAGTGCCTTGCGTTTGGAGCGGAACCCCACCGAAAATACGGACCAGGTTAAAGTAAAAAAGCGCCCGTAAAAACCGGGTTTCACCATCCAGCCTCGCCTTGTTCGGGATCGTAGAAGCCGCCAGTTTATCTATCAACACGTTCGCCCGGTTGATGGCGGCATAGTAATAATCCCAGGCCGTCGATAATTCAAGCGCGTCGGAATTCCAGGAGAACGTGTTGAAATCGTTGGTAACGCCTGAGCGATCGCCGGAACCGTTGGCCGAGCCGCCCCCAATCAGAATTCCCGCCGTTACGTCGCCCAGCGTCACCCACTGACCATCGCGATACGTATCGTCCCACAATCGGGTATATACGCCGTTCAATGCCAGCTGCGCCTGATCACTGGTTTTGTAAAAGGCATCGACGGCAACCTGGCTATATACTTTTTCGTCTAATATATCCTGACAGCCAGTGCTTCCGGCGAGGAGTAACCCCACGCAGATGGCTGCGACTTTATTGGTTTTAACTAGGGTAATCATGGAAATGGCTGGTTAGGAGTTAAAAACCCAGTTTAAGATCAAGGCGGAAGGTGCGGGCCGATGGATAACCATAGCGATCCATCCCTTTAGTCGTGTTACTGGAACCGTATGAATTCAGCTCAGGATCGTAGCCTGTGTATTTCGTCAGTACAGCCAGATTATCAACCCCGATGCCAATCCGGGCATTTTTGACAAACTTGGAGAACGAAGGTATTTTGTAGGTCAGTGCGATGGTCTGGATACGCAGAAACGACCCATCTTCGACCATAATCGAGCTAACGCGCTGCGGATTCGATGCCCCCGCTCCCGGATAAATTCCGTTCGGATTCGTGGGCGACCAGCGATCAAGCCGCATGGCCGAAACGCCCAATCCGTCTAATAACCACTGCTGCTTGGCCAGATTAAGGACTGAGTTGCCATATTCACCATACATAAACACATGCAAACTGAGCGGGCCATAATTCAGATCGTTCGTCAGTCCAAAATTGAATTTTGGGTTCGGGTTACCCAGAAATACGTCGTCGCTTTCGGTGTTATACGTACCATCGCCATTCACGTCTTTGTAGCGAATGTCGCCGGGTTTGGCGGCTGGCATTGTGCCCACCTGCTTAATTTCCTCAGTTGATTTCCAGACGCCCTCATAAATCGAACCGTAGAACTCCCCGACCGAATGTCCCGGCTCCAGGCGGGCCGTGTTCTTGTCGTGGGGTGTTACATTACCACCACCAACCCAGCCGGTATATTGATAAGGTGCACCTCCTAATGATAAAATCTCATTGCGGTTGAAGGCAATATTAAAATTTGTTGTCCAGCCCAGTTTGCCCGCCAGATTTGTGCTATTCACGCCAATTTCAATGCCTTTATTGAGCATTGCGCCCGTATTTTTCAATACGCTGCTGAAGCCCGTTTGGGACGAA comes from Spirosoma aureum and encodes:
- a CDS encoding enolase C-terminal domain-like protein, with protein sequence MKIRAVRTKLYQWNGPVKTGDTIFATPLSPLHFQQDSQAAFRFFSWLVVEIETDEGHIGIGNAGLCPDVTKKIIDSKLASLLIGENPLNTEYLFEKMYRSTVAYGRKGAVIAAISALDIALWDIKGLAFNQPVFMLLGGRTKPQIETYYSRLYTRDLDSLQAEAAHYKAEGFTGMKLRCGYPLTDGLTGLKKNVEMVRVVRETVGDDVDIMLEAYMGFNFPYAKQLLKALEPYNLRWVEELMLPDEIQNFAKLKQYTDIPLSGGEHEYTRYGFHDLLQTGALDIFQFDTNRVGGFTEAQKICNMALVHGVEVIPHGGQMHNLHVVMSSFACPMAEYFPQTEIEVGNEMFWYIFDGEAIAENGKLQLDDSKPGMGLTLKTEGLEQFTIIA
- a CDS encoding helix-turn-helix domain-containing protein; this translates as MISIDNNTSKLNLGDRIKILRINQNRTLQEIADASDLSKSMISKIENNKTVPSVAALVKIANTLGTTISNLLEHDGWLNAIVTPRQKAEESLTQTDKGYSIYPYASEYHEKKMQPFLFVGKKGEVKPHELSHEGEEFIYVIRGQMKMQVGEVEYQLKEGDSLYFNSSLKHGIQPTSDEVAYLDIFV
- a CDS encoding GH39 family glycosyl hydrolase: MLSSLPSTGLLAQTSSDKPTQIEVDLTKDKGPLKPIWAWFGYDEPNYTYMKDGKKLLTEISKLSKIPVYVRVHSLLVTGDGEAALKWGSTNAYTEDANGKPVYNWTIVDKIFDTFIERGMKPIAQIGFMPQALSTKPEPYRHHWKPGDNYNDIYLGWAYPPKDYAKWSELVYQWVKHSVAKYGQKEVESWYWELWNEPNISYWKGTTEEYIKLYDYTADAVKRALPTAKMGGPEVTGPGNEKSHVFFKAFMDHIVNGKNYVTGKVGTPIDFITFHAKGAPKLVDGHVQMNMGTQLRDIDKGFEVVASYPSLKNLPIIIGESDPEGCAACSEDFSPQNAYRNGTMYSSYTAASFARKYDLAQSRGVNLAGAVTWAFEFEDQPWFRGFRDLATNGVDKPVLNVFRMFGMMPTTRVDVKSGLAYDYVRVRDASVRAEADINALASKDAQSAAVMVWNYHDDNVPAPDAPVSVRLKGLPNKKVLLHHYRIDKEFSNSYEVWKKMGSPKNPTTEQVAELEAAGQLKELSAPEPVTVTSGEATLNFSLPRQGVSLLKLSWD
- a CDS encoding RagB/SusD family nutrient uptake outer membrane protein, with amino-acid sequence MITLVKTNKVAAICVGLLLAGSTGCQDILDEKVYSQVAVDAFYKTSDQAQLALNGVYTRLWDDTYRDGQWVTLGDVTAGILIGGGSANGSGDRSGVTNDFNTFSWNSDALELSTAWDYYYAAINRANVLIDKLAASTIPNKARLDGETRFLRALFYFNLVRIFGGVPLQTQGTSDLSEVNKPRNTAEEVYAFIGKDLETAASELSPYSEGDHTAGKATSLAATSLLAKVYLQQRQWQKAADEAKKVIDSKAFDLMADYENIVNPDFRNGKEMIFSIQHGGNANSTSQLYQTRMIYLFGPPAMSLSNGTSIQFHFLKDLVIFQARKEFFANSPDTYRKWWSVRDKMPYYYKNGIKDLVRDTVKMYAPFLTKFNRVDFSTGILKEGVDYPLIRYADVLLTYAEAINELGNPTPAAYEAINKVRQRARAVGTANAQPASLYPDLAGLSQAQFRDALLTERAREFVGEGHYRWDLLRHDRLISNAKQLGITAAADKHVLFPIPALQLSRNTALKQNPGYN